In the genome of Vigna radiata var. radiata cultivar VC1973A unplaced genomic scaffold, Vradiata_ver6 scaffold_100, whole genome shotgun sequence, one region contains:
- the LOC106755263 gene encoding multiple myeloma tumor-associated protein 2 homolog produces MYHPTRGGVRGGRDQFTWEDVKVDKHRENYLGHSIKAPVGRWQKGKDLFWYTRDKKSQNAEMEAAKEEIKRIKEEEEQAMREALGLAPKRANRPQGNRLDKHEFSELVKRGSTAEDLGAGHAEAARVQGLGFSREPRPWEEPGSSKLSVDDAPAEVENVSIPNQPATKTEDASEDESRRKRRREERKQEKHEKREKKQSREDRKQEKREKQEKHEKRYSRDSDDRKRHKKDKERRRHDSD; encoded by the exons ATGTATCATCCAACCAGAGGTGGCGTTCGTGGCGGTCGAGATC AGTTCACTTGGGAGGATGTCAAAGTTGATAAGCATAGGGAGAACTACCTTGGTCACAGTATCAAGGCTCCTGTTGGAAGATGGCAGAAAG GGAAAGATCTTTTCTGGTATACCAGGGATAAAAAGTCCCAAAATGCAGAAATGGAAGCTGcaaaagaagagataaaaagaattaagGAAGAAGAGGAGCAGGCAATGAGGGAAGCACTTGGCTTAGCTCCCAAGCGTGCTAACCGTCCTCAAGGTAATCGTTTAGATAAACACGAGTTTTCAGAACTGGTAAAGCGAGGATCTACAGCAGAGGACTTAGGTGCAGGTCATGCTGAAGCGGCAAGGGTCCAGGGTCTTGGTTTTTCAAG AGAACCACGCCCTTGGGAGGAACCTGGTTCTTCAAAACTTTCAGTGGATGATGCACCAGCCGAGGTGGAAAATGTATCTATTCCAAATCAACCAGCAACGAAGACTGAAGATGCTTCAGAAGATGAAagtagaagaaagagaagacgAGAGGAGAGGAAGCAGGAGAAACATGAAAAGCGGGAGAAGAAGCAGTCTCGGGAGGATAGGAAGCAAGAGAAACGTGAGAAACAGGAAAAACATGAGAAGCGGTATTCTCGTGATTCAGATGATAGGAAGAGGCACAAGAAAGACAAGGAGAGGAGGAGACATGATTCAGATTGA